The following coding sequences are from one Tissierellales bacterium window:
- a CDS encoding peptide MFS transporter yields MSNTAVKNKKPFGFYVCSLAFTFERMAYYSAKFLIFAFVAATIIEGGLGLTKIEAAALQANLVAFTYLAPIVGGYISDNYIGARYCVPVGLILMAGGYFFGSTATSAAGINIMIVLVSIGTGLFKGNVSAISGYLFDNEKQLDSAFSLQYSFVNVGSFIGTTVVGYLVTSTFVHGSVQGFRPAFQLCAAFCVVDAIWFLLGMKHLGDIGKRPFKAGKHVEGEVSTIENKPLNTSEKKRIFAIILISLFSVVFWVFWYLTYLAVYDYAESFIQLQYGNFEVPLLWFDSLNAFVCIAMGPILGALWFKLSKRPQGDLSLFKKLALGLSFLAFAFLTLVGAEISRGVGADPSSKASIIWIIAFGILLTIGEMLFSPLGNSFVTKYAPAKMFALLMGVWTFASFLAGRSYAWIYAITSKMPIMKAYTVIPAILFVCAVLLFVFDKKLMKLLEEDDKKKVKQTA; encoded by the coding sequence ATGTCTAATACAGCAGTAAAAAACAAAAAACCATTTGGATTTTATGTATGCAGTTTAGCATTTACATTTGAGAGAATGGCGTATTATTCAGCTAAATTCTTGATATTTGCTTTTGTTGCTGCAACAATTATTGAGGGTGGACTTGGCCTTACAAAAATAGAAGCAGCAGCGCTTCAGGCAAACCTTGTTGCATTTACTTATTTGGCACCTATAGTTGGTGGATATATTTCAGATAACTATATAGGAGCTAGATATTGCGTTCCAGTCGGACTTATACTTATGGCAGGTGGCTATTTCTTTGGAAGTACAGCTACAAGCGCGGCGGGAATCAATATAATGATAGTATTAGTATCAATTGGTACAGGTTTATTTAAGGGGAATGTATCTGCGATAAGTGGTTATCTCTTTGATAATGAAAAACAGCTGGATTCAGCGTTCTCACTTCAGTACTCATTTGTAAATGTAGGATCGTTTATAGGGACTACGGTAGTGGGGTATTTAGTTACTAGTACATTTGTACATGGCTCAGTTCAAGGTTTTAGACCAGCATTTCAGCTTTGTGCAGCATTTTGTGTGGTAGATGCTATTTGGTTTTTATTAGGAATGAAACATCTAGGAGATATCGGTAAAAGACCATTTAAAGCCGGTAAGCACGTAGAGGGAGAAGTGTCAACAATTGAAAATAAACCTCTTAATACATCAGAGAAAAAGAGAATATTTGCAATTATATTGATTTCATTATTCTCAGTAGTGTTCTGGGTATTTTGGTATTTGACTTATCTTGCAGTCTATGACTATGCAGAGAGTTTTATACAGCTTCAATATGGAAACTTTGAAGTACCTCTTTTATGGTTTGACTCTCTAAATGCATTTGTTTGTATTGCTATGGGTCCAATCTTAGGAGCTCTTTGGTTTAAACTTTCAAAGAGACCACAAGGAGATTTGAGTTTGTTCAAAAAGTTAGCTCTTGGGCTTAGCTTCTTGGCATTTGCATTTTTAACATTAGTTGGTGCTGAAATTTCAAGAGGAGTAGGTGCAGATCCTAGTTCAAAAGCTAGTATAATTTGGATAATTGCATTTGGAATACTATTGACTATTGGAGAAATGCTATTCTCTCCACTTGGAAACTCATTTGTTACAAAATACGCTCCTGCTAAAATGTTTGCACTTTTGATGGGTGTTTGGACATTTGCATCGTTCTTAGCTGGTAGATCATATGCTTGGATTTATGCTATTACGTCAAAAATGCCAATAATGAAAGCGTATACTGTTATTCCGGCGATATTATTTGTTTGCGCGGTATTGTTATTTGTATTCGATAAGAAATTGATGAAATTACTTGAAGAAGATGACAAAAAGAAAGTGAAACAAACAGCATAA
- the hutG gene encoding formimidoylglutamase produces the protein MNRNENLPVGYETISQSFWKGRIDSKDNYDAFRWHQWVQCIDLNNIKKENFNHKLGIAIIGFCSDIGVERNKGRIGTANGPNSIRKELMNRPCAFDKSLKIYDAGNIIPFGKDLERAQKDLSHMVNRILNLGLFPIILGGGHAVALGHYHGLKQYLLNDNDKSKLGIINFDAHFDIRPYNNGGTSGTMFRQIADYCIANQLPYNYLCLGIQRSGNTVDLFKTAHKLGAQYLLAKDIQNADLWGITEKIDDFIKQNTDIYMTICADVFSSANAPGVSAPQPLGIDPERAIKLIKHIVKSGKLISFDIAEVSPRFDLDNSTASLAAVLIFSIVSTLASEHNLSIIYDI, from the coding sequence ATGAATAGAAACGAAAATCTTCCTGTAGGATACGAAACTATCTCCCAATCTTTTTGGAAGGGCAGAATTGATAGCAAAGATAATTACGATGCCTTCCGCTGGCATCAATGGGTACAATGTATTGATCTGAATAATATAAAAAAAGAAAACTTTAATCATAAACTTGGAATCGCCATAATTGGTTTTTGTAGTGATATAGGCGTTGAACGAAATAAGGGACGAATAGGTACTGCAAATGGACCGAATAGTATAAGAAAAGAACTTATGAATAGACCCTGTGCTTTTGATAAAAGTTTAAAGATATACGATGCTGGAAATATAATACCTTTTGGAAAAGATTTAGAACGGGCGCAAAAAGATTTATCACACATGGTCAATCGTATTTTAAACTTAGGCTTATTTCCAATAATCTTGGGAGGTGGCCATGCTGTTGCATTAGGACACTATCATGGTCTAAAACAATATTTACTAAATGATAATGATAAAAGTAAATTGGGCATAATAAATTTTGATGCTCATTTTGACATCAGACCTTACAATAATGGCGGAACTTCTGGAACTATGTTCAGACAGATTGCTGACTATTGTATTGCAAATCAACTTCCATACAATTATCTTTGCCTCGGAATTCAGCGCAGTGGAAATACCGTTGATTTATTCAAAACTGCTCACAAATTAGGTGCTCAATATCTTCTCGCAAAAGATATACAAAATGCTGATTTATGGGGTATTACAGAAAAAATAGATGATTTTATAAAACAAAATACTGATATATATATGACTATTTGTGCTGATGTTTTTTCTTCTGCAAATGCACCTGGAGTAAGTGCCCCTCAGCCACTTGGCATTGATCCTGAAAGAGCTATAAAGCTAATCAAACACATAGTTAAATCAGGAAAACTCATAAGTTTCGACATAGCTGAAGTTTCTCCAAGATTTGACTTAGATAATTCAACTGCTAGCTTAGCAGCAGTTTTGATATTTAGTATAGTCAGTACTCTCGCATCAGAGCACAATCTTTCTATCATATACGATATTTAA
- a CDS encoding molybdopterin-binding protein, whose protein sequence is MFKTVKVEDAIGMAIAHDLTKIVPNEYKGPAFKKGHIISSDDVQKLKDMGKYHIYVLEIEEGVIHENEAADRIAACAVGNGLICSKPSEGKITIKSSIDGVLKINSEALFEVNSVDQVMFSTIHGNSVLEKDKKVAGTRVIPLVIDEKQIEKVQNICREKGPLIWARPFLNKKAGIVVTGSEVFDGRIKDKFGPVMEEKFRKLGIEVLATEYSRDDAEMTAGKIENLIKQGAEIIICAGGMSVDPDDLTPAAIKAVSDEVVTYGAPVLPGAMFMLAYKGDVAIMGVPACAMFHRATALELVLPRIITGERMSKGDIVRMGEGGFCLGCDVCTYPVCPFGK, encoded by the coding sequence ATGTTTAAGACAGTAAAGGTGGAAGATGCCATAGGGATGGCAATTGCACATGATTTGACGAAGATAGTTCCAAATGAGTATAAGGGGCCTGCATTTAAAAAAGGCCACATAATAAGTAGCGATGATGTACAAAAATTAAAGGATATGGGGAAGTATCATATTTATGTATTAGAAATTGAAGAGGGAGTAATACATGAAAATGAAGCAGCAGATAGAATTGCAGCTTGTGCTGTCGGAAATGGATTGATTTGCAGTAAACCTTCTGAAGGGAAAATTACAATAAAATCAAGTATAGATGGAGTTCTTAAAATAAATAGTGAAGCACTTTTTGAAGTTAATAGCGTGGATCAAGTAATGTTTTCTACTATTCATGGAAATAGTGTGTTAGAAAAAGATAAAAAGGTTGCAGGAACACGAGTAATCCCTCTTGTAATAGATGAAAAACAAATTGAGAAGGTTCAAAATATATGTCGTGAAAAAGGTCCATTAATATGGGCAAGACCGTTTTTAAATAAAAAAGCTGGAATCGTGGTTACTGGAAGTGAAGTATTTGATGGAAGGATAAAAGATAAATTTGGTCCAGTAATGGAAGAAAAATTTAGAAAATTAGGTATAGAAGTTTTAGCTACTGAATATTCAAGAGATGATGCAGAAATGACTGCTGGAAAGATTGAAAATTTAATAAAACAAGGTGCTGAAATAATAATATGTGCAGGTGGAATGTCTGTTGATCCAGATGATTTGACACCAGCAGCTATAAAAGCAGTAAGTGATGAAGTGGTTACTTACGGAGCACCTGTACTTCCAGGGGCGATGTTTATGCTTGCTTATAAAGGGGACGTTGCTATAATGGGTGTACCAGCCTGTGCAATGTTTCACAGGGCAACAGCTTTAGAACTAGTCTTACCACGTATAATTACTGGAGAGCGTATGAGTAAGGGGGATATAGTTCGCATGGGAGAAGGTGGATTTTGTTTAGGATGTGATGTTTGTACGTATCCAGTATGTCCATTTGGAAAGTAA
- the modA gene encoding molybdate ABC transporter substrate-binding protein, which produces MLKLRKIQSMIVAMVVSGAVLTGCTGQTEEAELSQLNIFAAASLTNALEEIEKNFENNNSEIDLILNFGSSGSLQKQIQQGAPVDVFFSASKKKLESVIETGEIEADDVVELLKNNLVVITPFTLDYLPTKLEDLSSKYIRKVSIAAPESAPAGRYAKESLEKSGLFETLKDKMVYGKDVRQTLNYVETGEVEAGIVYSSDAVVLDGGSIAFEIPEEMHSEIVYPVATLKDSPNKELAQKFLDYLQEKESEEIFVKYGFKVKED; this is translated from the coding sequence ATGCTTAAATTAAGAAAAATACAGTCTATGATAGTAGCTATGGTGGTATCTGGTGCTGTTCTGACGGGTTGTACAGGGCAGACAGAAGAGGCTGAACTCAGTCAGCTCAATATATTTGCCGCCGCAAGCTTGACCAATGCTTTAGAAGAAATTGAAAAGAATTTTGAAAATAATAATAGTGAGATTGACTTGATATTGAACTTTGGTTCATCTGGTTCGCTTCAAAAGCAAATACAACAAGGAGCACCAGTTGATGTTTTCTTCTCAGCTAGTAAGAAAAAGCTTGAAAGTGTAATTGAAACAGGAGAAATAGAAGCTGATGATGTAGTGGAACTTTTGAAGAACAATTTAGTAGTTATTACACCTTTTACATTGGATTATCTTCCTACTAAACTAGAGGATTTAAGTAGCAAATATATAAGAAAAGTATCGATAGCGGCTCCGGAATCTGCACCAGCAGGAAGATATGCAAAAGAAAGTCTTGAAAAAAGTGGGCTTTTTGAAACGCTGAAGGATAAGATGGTTTATGGGAAGGATGTAAGACAGACATTAAATTATGTTGAAACTGGAGAAGTTGAAGCTGGTATAGTTTACTCAAGCGATGCAGTAGTATTAGATGGAGGAAGTATAGCGTTTGAAATTCCAGAAGAGATGCATTCTGAAATAGTATATCCAGTTGCAACATTAAAGGATTCACCTAATAAAGAGCTAGCTCAGAAATTTTTAGATTATTTGCAAGAAAAGGAATCAGAAGAGATATTTGTTAAGTATGGTTTTAAAGTAAAGGAAGATTAG
- the modB gene encoding molybdate ABC transporter permease subunit has translation MWEPIIISIKTAFVATIIVLIIGVICALISVNKEFKGKVAFETIMTMPLVIPPSITGYVLLVLLGKNGPIGKAIFELTGHRIIFTWGAAVIAAVVVSLPLMYQSIRASFLSVEKAYFEAAKLVGANNRQCFFHVMLPLSFRGILAGTVLSFCRAMGEFGATLMVAGNIPGKTQTIPIGVYFAVEAGDWNKANLLLAVVVIFSFGAIYTIDYFNKKVK, from the coding sequence ATGTGGGAGCCTATAATTATTTCTATAAAGACCGCATTTGTAGCAACTATTATAGTACTAATAATAGGTGTGATTTGTGCCTTGATTTCAGTTAATAAAGAATTCAAAGGGAAGGTTGCTTTTGAAACAATTATGACGATGCCATTGGTTATTCCGCCATCGATTACAGGTTATGTATTACTTGTATTATTAGGCAAAAATGGTCCAATTGGAAAAGCAATATTTGAATTAACTGGTCATAGAATAATATTTACGTGGGGCGCTGCGGTTATAGCCGCTGTAGTTGTTTCACTTCCACTAATGTATCAGAGCATAAGGGCATCCTTTTTATCTGTAGAAAAAGCATATTTTGAAGCTGCTAAGTTAGTTGGGGCTAATAACAGACAATGTTTTTTTCACGTTATGTTGCCATTGTCATTTAGAGGCATTTTGGCGGGAACAGTCCTATCGTTTTGTCGTGCTATGGGTGAATTTGGAGCAACACTTATGGTTGCTGGAAATATTCCGGGGAAAACTCAAACTATACCTATTGGAGTTTATTTTGCTGTTGAAGCAGGAGATTGGAATAAAGCAAATTTATTATTAGCTGTAGTTGTAATATTTAGTTTTGGAGCAATATATACTATTGATTATTTTAATAAAAAAGTAAAATAA
- a CDS encoding D-aminoacylase has translation MLDLLIKNGKIIDGTGSKAYKADIAIKMGRILDIGEKIEYKAKTTIDASGLIVSPGFIDVHSHNDLVPFMEKDIKDLKIGQGVTTELVGQCGLGVVPCVEPNDITWKNYISGVVGKTKFPFAFDTLDNYFKKIESVGLRNNVSALISHGAIRCKVMGFSDREATPYEVQLMSKFVEIAMKEGAFGMSLGLQYMPGIVSGKDELVELSKIVAKYDGVVMVHLRNHNNTILEALDEMIDVAKGSGVSLHISHMRSYNSRELGCIAEDLIEKVENAHKNGVKISFDEHLYLSGSTLMSQLLPPWATAGGSSDMRFRFEDERNRERLKLELEDKNTSYSGWDNYSYITGWDGVLITAVKLEKNKKYQGRTVGEVARELNISPIDFVIELLIEEDMGVAIVTLDVFSEEDTIKLIKHPLQMVGSDSIPAGTPHPRLYGNFPMYIGKFVREKKAISIEEAIYKATYYPAKTFGFENIGRIAPNYNADIVIFDYDKIKGYEDYFNPRKVPEGIEHVIINGKIAIIDGIMCENFDGRVYKK, from the coding sequence ATGTTAGATTTGCTAATTAAAAATGGAAAAATAATAGATGGAACAGGAAGTAAAGCTTATAAAGCTGATATTGCTATAAAAATGGGCAGAATTTTAGATATTGGAGAGAAAATTGAATACAAAGCAAAAACAACAATAGACGCGTCCGGTTTGATTGTATCACCGGGTTTTATTGATGTTCATAGCCATAATGATTTGGTTCCATTTATGGAAAAAGATATAAAAGATTTGAAGATTGGTCAAGGAGTTACCACTGAACTTGTTGGACAGTGCGGATTAGGTGTAGTACCATGTGTAGAACCTAACGATATTACTTGGAAAAATTATATAAGTGGTGTAGTTGGCAAAACAAAATTTCCTTTTGCATTTGATACATTGGATAATTATTTCAAAAAAATAGAATCAGTTGGTTTGAGAAATAATGTTAGTGCATTAATATCACATGGTGCTATTCGATGCAAAGTGATGGGATTTTCTGATAGAGAGGCAACTCCATATGAGGTACAACTCATGAGCAAATTTGTTGAAATAGCTATGAAAGAGGGAGCATTTGGAATGTCACTGGGGCTTCAATACATGCCAGGAATAGTTAGTGGTAAGGATGAATTAGTTGAATTGTCAAAAATAGTTGCAAAATATGATGGTGTTGTCATGGTCCATCTTAGAAACCATAATAATACAATATTAGAGGCTCTTGATGAAATGATTGATGTAGCAAAGGGTTCAGGTGTCAGTTTACACATATCACATATGAGATCGTACAATTCAAGAGAATTGGGATGTATAGCAGAAGATTTAATAGAAAAAGTTGAAAATGCACATAAAAATGGAGTGAAAATTAGTTTTGATGAACACTTGTATCTATCTGGTAGTACTTTAATGAGTCAATTGTTACCGCCTTGGGCGACCGCTGGTGGTAGTTCTGATATGCGATTTAGATTTGAGGATGAGAGAAATAGAGAGAGATTGAAATTAGAACTTGAGGATAAAAATACAAGTTACAGTGGCTGGGATAACTATTCATATATAACAGGTTGGGATGGAGTCCTCATTACTGCTGTTAAACTTGAAAAAAATAAGAAATACCAAGGTAGAACGGTTGGCGAAGTCGCTCGTGAATTAAATATTTCGCCGATAGACTTTGTAATTGAGTTGTTAATTGAAGAAGATATGGGTGTCGCTATAGTAACACTAGACGTATTTTCAGAAGAAGATACGATAAAATTGATAAAACATCCACTCCAAATGGTAGGTTCAGATAGTATACCAGCAGGGACACCACATCCAAGGTTATACGGAAATTTTCCTATGTATATAGGTAAGTTTGTGAGGGAGAAGAAAGCCATATCAATTGAAGAGGCAATATATAAGGCAACCTATTATCCGGCTAAGACATTTGGATTTGAAAATATTGGACGAATAGCACCAAACTATAATGCTGATATAGTTATATTTGATTATGATAAAATCAAAGGATATGAAGATTACTTCAATCCTAGAAAAGTACCTGAAGGAATAGAGCATGTTATAATTAATGGTAAAATAGCTATTATAGATGGTATTATGTGTGAAAATTTTGATGGAAGGGTATACAAGAAATAA